From the Acidimicrobiales bacterium genome, the window GCGTGGTCGACGTGTGGGAGGAGCTGAAGCGCATCCACGGCACGACCCCGTTCATGTTCGGGCCCACGCCGGCCACCGACGTGTACATCGAGGCGTCGGGGGCCGACCGGGTGATCGGCGACGTGCTCCAGCACGGGCGGGTCGACGGTCGACTGGTGGTCGTGGCGCTGCACTACCGCCCCGTGCCCACCAACTACGTGAACGTCCTGATGAAGCAGTTCACCATCCGAGGGTCGATGGAGTACCCGGAGCGCTTCGAGGACGCCATCGAACTGCTCGAACGGCGGGACCTGTCCGGCCTCGTCACCCACACGCTCGGTCTCGAGGAGTTCGGCGCCGGCCTCGCCGTCCTGGAGGGGTCGAAGGACTGCGGCAAAGTGATGATCACCATGGGGGACCACCGATGACCAACGCGGTGCGCTTCGACTTCACCGGGGCCTCCGTGCTGGTCACGGGCGGGACGAGCGGGATCGGCCACGCCGTGGCCGCCGCGTTCGCCGACGCCGGGGCCACGGTCACCGTCACCGGCACGCGGCCCTCGGCCGACGACTACGACACCGACCTCTCCGCCTTCACCTTCCGTCGCCTGGAGATGCGCGATGCCGCGGCCGTCGACGAGCTGGCGTCGTCGTTCGACGTGCTCGACGTGCTCGTCAACAATGCCGGGGCCAACTTCCCCGACGGCCTCGACGAGTGGTCGCCGGAGGGCTTCTCGGCGTCGCTGGCCATGAACGTCGAGGGCGCCCAGCGGCTCACCGTGCGATCCCGGGAGGCGCTGGCCCGCAGCACCATGGGCGGGGGAGCGTCCGTGGTGAACCTGGTGTCGATGATGTCGTACCGGGCGACGACCATCGTGCCCGGCTACTCGTCGTCGAAGGCAGCGCTGCTGGCCCTGACCCGGAACCTGGCCCTGCACTGGGTCGACGACGGCATCCGGGTGAACGCCGTCGCCCCCGGCCTCATCGACACGCCCATGACCGCCCCGATGAAGCCGTTCCCGGAGATGCTCGACGGGGAGCTGGCCAAGCAGGCCATGCGCCGCATGGGCACACCGGAGGAGGTCGCCGCCGTCGTGTTGTTCCTGTGCACGGAGCCGTCGGCGTTCACCACCGGCACGGCCTTCGCCGTCGACGGCGGCTACCTGGCGTTGTGAGGAGGACGCCGTGACCGAGATCCGCATCGACGACCTGGCCGAACCGGTGCTCAACGACGTCCAACGGATGGGCCTCGAGTACGGCGAGACCGTGCGCACCGAGCTCAGCGTCGACGCCGTGTGCGAGGCGGCCGTCGCCGCCACCGGCCTCGACGACTTCGGCCCCGACGACTTCCGCGAGCGCCTCGACGTGCAGCTCTCGGAGATGGACGCCGACCCCGAGCGCACCGGCCTGGGTCGTCTGCTCATGTTCGGCGACTGCGCCCGTTATGCGGCGAATCGTCTTCGTATCCACGACCTGCTTCGACGCCAACCCGAGATCCTCGATGTCGAGATCGTCAAGCCGGTGATCGTGGTCGGGCTGCCCCGCTCGGGCACCACCAACCTGGTGAACCTCCTGGCCTCGGACTCGCGCTTCCGGTCGATGCCGCTGTGGGAGAGCTACGAGCCCGTGCCCGACCCCCGCGAGTCGGTCGGCCCCGACGGGGTCGATCCGCGCTGGACCCGCTGCCAGCAGGCCTGGGAGGCCATGCAGGCCGGGGCGCCGTTCATCGCCGCCATGCACCCCATGGAGCCGGACCACGTGCACGAGGAGAACGAGCTCATGGCCCCGGACTTCTCGAACTACAACATCGAATGGGTGGCTCGGACGCCACGCTGGCGCGACCACTACCTGGCCCACGACCAGACGCCGCACTACGCCTACATGAAGACGGTGCTGCAGATCCTCCAGTGGTACCGGCCCCGGGAGCGCTGGGTGCTGAAGTCGCCCCAGCATCTGGAGAACATCGGTCCACTCATGGCGACGTTCCCCGATGCCACCATCGTGGTCACCCACCGCGACCCGGTGGCGGTGGTGCAGTCGACCATCACCATGCTGACGTACGGCGCCCGCACCGCCTACCGGTCGACCAACCCGGAGTGGTACCGCGACTACTGGACCGATCGCATCGGTCGGCTCCTCGACTCGTCGCTCCGGGATCGGCATCTGTTTCCTGAGCAGCGAACGGTGGACGTGTTCTTCCACGAGTACATGGCCGACGAGATGGGCACCCTCCAGCGGATCTACGACGCGGCCGGCATCGAGCTCACCGACACCGCCCGCGGTGAGATCGGGGCCTACCAGGCCGCCCACCCCCGCGAGAAGGGGGGTCGTGTCGTCTACGACCTGCGCGGCGACTTCTCCACCACCCCCGAGGAGGTGCGCTCCCACTTCGGGGCCTACCTCGACGCCTTCCCGAACGTACGGATCGAGGTCCTGTGAACATCTCCGAACAGGTCGATCACCTGATCGACACCCGCCCGGGCCGCGAGCTGCTGACCCCGGTCTACGACGACCCCGCCCATCCGATCGTCGACGGACTCGTCTACCGGTCGGGGGGCAACACCGCGGCCTACATGGTGTTGACCGACACGGGACGGGTGATCGTGAACACGGGCATGGGCTACGAGGCGCCCCATCACAAGCGGGTGTTCGACGCCGTGCGTCCCGGTCCGACCCACCACATCATCACCACCCAGGCCCACGTCGACCACGTGGGCGGCGTCGACCTGTTCAAGGAGCCGGGCACCACCTACGTCGCCCAGGCCAACAACCCGGCCTGTCAGCGCGACGACAAGCGCATCCAGGGGCTGCGCATGCGCACCGCCGGCATCTGGTTCGACATGCTCGGCACGGAGGCGCGGCGCATCCACGAGGAGAACCCCGGGGTGTCGATGACCCAGGCCGAGCCGGAGCCCGACATCCTCTTCGACGACCGTCTGGTGTTGAACGTCGACGGCCTGCGCATCGAGCTCTACGCCGCGGTGGGCGAGACCGTCGACTGCTGCATCGTGTGGTTGCCCGAGCACCGGATCGCGCTGGTCTCCAACCTGTTCGGCCCGCTGTTCCCGCACTTCCCGAACGTCAACACCATCCGCGGCGACCGCTACCGGTTCGTGGAGCCCCAGGCGGCCACCAACCGACTGGTGCGCGAGTTGCGCCCCGAGATGCTGGTCACCGGTCGCTACGAGCCGATCGTCGGCGCCGACCTCATCGAGGCGTCCCTCGAACGGCTGGACAAGGCCGTCGACTACGTGCACACCAGGGCGCTGGAGGGGTTCAACGCCGGGGTGGACGTGTGGACGCTCATGAGGGAGATCGAGCTGCCCCCGGAGCTGCGGGTGGGCCAGGGCTACGGCAAGGTGTCGTGGGCGGTGCGCACCTTCTGGGAGGAGTACGTCGGCTGGTTCAAGCTGGCGTCGACCACCGAGCTGTACCCCGATCCCGCTCCCGCGGCGTTCGCCGAGCTGGTCGATGCGCTGGGAACCGGGACCGTGCTCGACCGGGCCGAGGCCGCGT encodes:
- a CDS encoding SDR family oxidoreductase, with the protein product MTNAVRFDFTGASVLVTGGTSGIGHAVAAAFADAGATVTVTGTRPSADDYDTDLSAFTFRRLEMRDAAAVDELASSFDVLDVLVNNAGANFPDGLDEWSPEGFSASLAMNVEGAQRLTVRSREALARSTMGGGASVVNLVSMMSYRATTIVPGYSSSKAALLALTRNLALHWVDDGIRVNAVAPGLIDTPMTAPMKPFPEMLDGELAKQAMRRMGTPEEVAAVVLFLCTEPSAFTTGTAFAVDGGYLAL
- a CDS encoding MBL fold metallo-hydrolase — its product is MNISEQVDHLIDTRPGRELLTPVYDDPAHPIVDGLVYRSGGNTAAYMVLTDTGRVIVNTGMGYEAPHHKRVFDAVRPGPTHHIITTQAHVDHVGGVDLFKEPGTTYVAQANNPACQRDDKRIQGLRMRTAGIWFDMLGTEARRIHEENPGVSMTQAEPEPDILFDDRLVLNVDGLRIELYAAVGETVDCCIVWLPEHRIALVSNLFGPLFPHFPNVNTIRGDRYRFVEPQAATNRLVRELRPEMLVTGRYEPIVGADLIEASLERLDKAVDYVHTRALEGFNAGVDVWTLMREIELPPELRVGQGYGKVSWAVRTFWEEYVGWFKLASTTELYPDPAPAAFAELVDALGTGTVLDRAEAALARGDAVVAIRLGEAVEAVAPHDLRLATLMATAHRDLLDRGGAVSFWEEGWLRTQAERWESS
- a CDS encoding sulfotransferase, producing MTEIRIDDLAEPVLNDVQRMGLEYGETVRTELSVDAVCEAAVAATGLDDFGPDDFRERLDVQLSEMDADPERTGLGRLLMFGDCARYAANRLRIHDLLRRQPEILDVEIVKPVIVVGLPRSGTTNLVNLLASDSRFRSMPLWESYEPVPDPRESVGPDGVDPRWTRCQQAWEAMQAGAPFIAAMHPMEPDHVHEENELMAPDFSNYNIEWVARTPRWRDHYLAHDQTPHYAYMKTVLQILQWYRPRERWVLKSPQHLENIGPLMATFPDATIVVTHRDPVAVVQSTITMLTYGARTAYRSTNPEWYRDYWTDRIGRLLDSSLRDRHLFPEQRTVDVFFHEYMADEMGTLQRIYDAAGIELTDTARGEIGAYQAAHPREKGGRVVYDLRGDFSTTPEEVRSHFGAYLDAFPNVRIEVL